In a single window of the Elaeis guineensis isolate ETL-2024a chromosome 6, EG11, whole genome shotgun sequence genome:
- the LOC105046538 gene encoding uncharacterized protein, protein MESFEDVPVLPFREEPSSPIPQRKMKRLRKASGLRVSELPISPTLAPDPFYPSASEDLPDAGEVPDLERSAADAVDPVPTSEDLGKEMAADDELDPLFPDPRDASKSWQPRDVEGGEEEEEWLGGSAWGGESGRIGNGGIMDELRKERSVKKRLNLEGEEDITEEKKKKNKKDKSGELVGQERRPKESVREKRRLEKERRATLDQIHAESQRLLRETRDASFKPMPLAHKPISSVLEKIRLRKLEVSKKPSILHHSDSIVDTDCSVGEMSHISDLSGSKNGKDDNEKSKMDDAVQAMDGDSSFSFLSCHENVICQKASDTYLEDSFQIPNNDAQHVSEDSKQSSRESNQFDDGADDTLDVLSSSLPASSSKPDPADVSSSEEEDNDKENIDPHPHKAAVMDSCPEGVPANAFLDDEAEEEDDSDHDLMRFQEDEEDDESDENEVFDDLIATGFEEAPVDHEKRNQLHQKWLEQQDAAATDNVLQRLKYGKYQKEPAVLDEEEDEELGEDSEDEASYDLPSANVIRNSSKKAKQMIAQMFTDDHDVYVPSDDEEMEQTLIRQRLSKQTEESSFVSPVEDEHSREVFGLIKKLNIAPNSKKRGKTATSNFNMLMMGGNSNSSSKSSFLGRTTTSSLPSSRKQGSTMVRTFIFSRDDSNSRSGISTTDNLSDMDQAENQPRHTSSSKFRASQLKPAASRTKVEGNGSSGSSLFEILRQSSMIFDKQMENKSGSSSHVITETQAANQFSAFKLGKRFPKLEARN, encoded by the exons ATGGAGAGCTTCGAGGACGTCCCCGTCCTTCCTTTCCGCGAAGAACCCTCCTCACCCATCCCTCAGCGAAAGATGAAGCGCCTGAGGAAGGCATCCGGACTTAGAGTTTCCGAACTGCCGATCTCTCCAACCCTAGCTCCCGATCCCTTTTACCCCTCCGCCTCCGAGGATCTCCCTGATGCGGGAGAGGTGCCGGATTTGGAAAGGTCCGCGGCGGATGCGGTCGATCCGGTGCCTACGTCCGAGGATTTGGGCAAGGAAATGGCTGCTGATGACGAGCTCGATCCTTTGTTTCCAGACCCGAGGGATGCTTCTAAATCCTGGCAGCCTCGGGACgtggaaggaggagaagaagaggaagaatggtTGGGGGGTTCCGCTTGGGGAGGAGAGAGTGGAAGGATTGGAAATGGGGGAATAATGGATGAACTAAGGAAGGAGAGATCGGTAAAGAAGCGGCTGAATTTGGAAGGGGAAGAAGATATCacggaggagaagaaaaagaagaacaagaaggacaaGTCTGGTGAGTTGGTTGGTCAGGAACGGAGACCAAAAGAATCCGTTCGAGAGAAGAGAAGACTTGAGAAG GAGAGGAGGGCTACTCTGGATCAAATTCATGCCGAATCTCAGAGACTGTTGCGCG AAACTAGAGATGCTTCATTTAAACCTATGCCTCTAGCTCACAAGCCGATCTCTTCTGTTTTGGAGAAGATCAGGCTAAGGAAGTTGGAAGTATCAAAAAA ACCAAGCATTCTTCATCATTCTGATTCTATTGTGGATACTGATTGTTCTGTTGGTGAGATGTCTCATATCTCGGATCTATCTGGGTCTAAGAATGGGAAGGACGACAATGAGAAGTCAAAAATG GATGATGCTGTCCAAGCTATGGATGGTGACAGCAGTTTCAGTTTTCTGAGCTGCCATGAGAATGTTATCTGTCAGAAG GCTTCTGACACCTACCTGGAGGATTCCTTTCAGATTCCAAATAATGATGCACAG CATGTTTCTGAAGACTCCAAACAAAGCAGCAGGGAGAGTAACCAGTTTGATGATGGTGCTGATGATACTTTAGATGTTCTTAGTTCATCCTTGCCTGCTTCAAGCTCAAAACCTGACCCTGCTGATGT TTCATCTTCAGAAGAAGAAGACAATGACAAGGAAAACATTGATCCTCATCCTCACAAGGCTGCTGTCATGGACTCATGTCCAGAAGGTGTTCCTGCAAATGCATTTTTAGATGATGAagctgaagaagaagatgatAGCGACCATGATCTAATGAGGTttcaagaagatgaagaagatgatGAAAGTGATGAAAATGAAGTGTTTGATGATCTGATTGCCACTGGTTTTGAGGAGGCACCTGTAGATCATGAAAAGCGCAATCAGCTTCATCAGAAGTGGCTCGAACAACAAGATGCAGCGGCAACAGATAACGTTTTGCAGAGACTAAAATATGGTAAATATCAGAAAGAGCCTGCAGTTCTTGAtgaagaggaagatgaagaatTAGGTGAAGATTCTGAAGATGAAGCATCATATGATCTGCCTTCAGCAAATGTCATCCGGAATAGTTCGAAGAAGGCAAAACAAATGATTGCACAAATGTTCACTGATGATCATGATGTTTATGTTCCATCCGATGATGAGGAAATGGAGCAGACTCTAATTCGCCAACGTCTATCAAAGCAGACT GAGGAATCCTCATTTGTATCTCCAGTAGAGGATGAACATTCTAGAGAAGTCTTTGGTCTTATAAAGAAGCTGAATATTGCTCCCAATTCCAAGAAGAGAGGAAAAACAGCAACAT CTAACTTTAACATGCTGATGATGGGAGGAAACAGCAATAGCTCTTCAAAG TCATCTTTTCTGGGTCGGACAACAACTAGTTCATTACCATCTTCCCGCAAGCAAGGATCAACGATGGTGCGAACATTCATTTTTAGTCGGGATGACAGCAATAGTAGGAGTGGTATCTCAACTACTGACAATCTTTCAGATATG GACCAAGCAGAAAATCAACCTAGGCATACTTCATCATCAAAATTCAGGGCCTCACAGTTGAAACCAGCTGCTTCTAGAACAAAAGTTGAGGGCAATGGAAGTTCAGGTTCTTCACTTTTTGAGATCCTGCGCCAGTCAT